The Hyphomicrobium sp. 99 genome contains the following window.
ACCTACGACCTCTTCTCCAACTACAAGGTCAACGACGATATCAATGTCGCTTTGACGGTCACCAACCTGACCGACCTTCCCTACACGCCCGCGCTTAGCAGTCCGGGTACAGGCAGTGGTGTGATGGATACGGGACGCGGTCGCACGTTCCTGCTGACGACACGGGCTCAGTTCTAGTCGCTCCGCGGAAGCGAGACGTATCGAGAAAGTTCTGCATCGGCGGGCGTAGGTCCGCCGATGCGCTTCGAAGAAGCGAGTTACCAGGGAGACGAGCGAAATTGACGTTCCTTGAACGGCATGATCGTCGGCCGCGCGAAATGCGCTCGTCGGATTCTCAATCCCGCACGTTCGAGTCTTGGCCTATCCAAGGCAACGTCGTCCCGTTTGCTTTCGATAGGGTCGCGAGCAGCGACTGGAGAACACCGCATAGAGAACGGGTCGAAGCGGCGAAGGTGGCTCCGCCATCAAACCTCACGAAAGCGGAATCGCGAAAGCTGCTTGTCGCCACGATCGTCATTTCGGCGACCATTCACGCAGCTGCGATCGCATCAGTGATGTCGGGCGACACCGGCGAACAATTCGGCATGCTCGATAGCAAGACCGATACGTTCAGCCTCGCGACGACCCAATCGGTCGTTCTTGAATCGATTTCCACCCATGACGCGCAAACGGCGTCGGCTGCTGCTGCAGCGTCTCAGGCCGGAAGCGTCGAATCCGCGGAATCGGCGCCGCAGGACATGGCGGAGGTCAAGGAACCTCTTTCCGATGACCCGCCGCCGACACCGATCAAAGTCGCCGATGTGACGCCGACAGCGGTCGCGCCAACGGAAGACCCTCTGCAGGTGATTCGTGGTGGCGGCGAACCTGACACGGTGAGCGAGATCAAAGCTGCGGAGTTTTCAGAAACGCCCGTCGAAGAAATGCCGGAAGCGGTTGAGACGAAAGATGACGCGCCCGCAAAGGCAAAGCAGGAAGAGAAGGTCGAAAAGGAACGCAAAGTTCAGCAGGAGGAATCGCATTATCAAACAGCGGGCGGCTCGGCATCGCGTTCAAGCGCCGAGCATGCGGTGGTCGATGGTCGGGCTTCTGCTAGCCGCGGAAATGCGTTGAGCTATGCGGCGGGCGTCCGGGCTCGTGTCGAACGCAATAAGCCGTCGGGCAACGGCCTCCGCGGAACGGTCCGCGTTTCATTCGGGATCACGACGACGGGCGAATTGAGTTATGTGAAGCTTTCCGAATCCTCCGGCAGCGCCAAGCTCGACCAGGTTGCGATGGATGCTGTCCGGCAAGCCGCACCATTTGACGAACCGCCGTCCGATCTGTCGCCGTCCCAGCTTGCCTATGTGATCCCGTTCTATTTCCGCTGAGGCCTTCGCGAAGCTGCACTTTAGGCAACAACGGCTCAACGCGGCTATCGCGCATTACATAAAATGCGGCCCGCCCTAAAAACAAAACCGAAAACCACGAGAGCACTCGAGTTCACACGAGTGCTCTCGGTAATGATCGTTGAAGCCCGATCGTTAAACGAGGGCTTCTTCCTTCACTTCCGTCTCTTCCTTTAGCGGCATAGCGAGTGGACGTTCGATCTGCGTGTCGCAAACGCGAGCCACGACGCCCGGTCCAAGAGCCTGAAGCGTTATCACTCTGCCATTCCGAAATCGGATGGCGTCGCGGTGAAATGGTCCGTCCACCTGCGTGAACGTAGCACTTTCCCGGTCCGATACATCAGCATGTTCTTGGATGAACGACGAAATGCCGGAAAGCTGGAGCTCCATATCGCACGCCATGCAAACAGCGACCGACTGATCACCACGGGCTACAAAACCCACGGTTCCACTCGGGAACTTATTGCTGATGTACTCCTCGCCCCGTCGCGCCGGCCGGCTCTGAAACATTTCGAGAGAATAGTCGCACATGTCTGACCTCATCAGTTGGTGCCACTAATTCAAAGAACTTGGGAGCCGACTGCGAAGTTCCTGCGATACACCCTCAATGTTCAACGAAACGATTCAAGGCAGGACTGACCATCGCTTGAACCAGTTCTCCGCCTGTATCCAGGCATCTTTGGCAGCTTCTGCATGGTAACTGGGACGGTAATCAGCATGGAAGCCATGCGGAGCGCCCGGATAAATTTTGAATTCTGCAGTTTTTCCCCCTGCTGCTAAGGCGGCCTTCATCATATCGACTTGCGCCGGGGGGATGCCCTGATCATCACCGCCGTAAAGACCGAGCACCGGCGCCTTCATGTCCGCAGCAAGCTCGATGGGGCTTTTCGGCCAAACCTCCTTTTGTGCTGCCGGATCGACAAGCGAGCCGTAGAACGCGACGCCCGCTTTAACATCGGCGTTGGCGGCGCAATAAACCCAAACAGCCCGGCCGCCGCGGCAAAAGCCTAAAATGCCGAGCTTCGATGCGTCACCGCCTTGGGCTTTGGCCCAGCGGACGGTTGCATCGAGGTCGGCGACGAGCTGGGAATCTGGTTTTGAGTTGACGAGGGGCACCAGCTCCTTGATGTCGCTGATCTTCGTCAGGTCTCCAAGCTTGAAGTAATAGTCCGGAGCAATCGCAAAAGCGCCAAGCTTTGCAAGCCGCCGCGTCACATCTTTGATGTACTCGTGAAGACCAAAGATCTCCATACAGACGAGAATGATGGGCGGATTATGTGCACCCGCGGGCTTCGCGTAATAAGCCGGCATAGCGCCTTCCGGCGTCTCCACCTTCGCGGTGCCGGTGTCGAGACCGGCGGCGCTCGTTGTGATTGAATTTGCCCGCACCGGACCGGCTGCGAGCGTATAGCCGGCCGCGGCAGCCGCAGATGCCGTCATGAAGCGGCGTCTTGACAGGTATGCGCGCCGAATAAGCCCTATGAGGTCGGACGCGACGTGGTGATGAGCGGCCATATCCAAATCCCTTTCGACATCGACTAAATCCTACATCGATCTCAGCCGGTCGGCTTCTCACGATATATGGGCCGGGGAGGCGGCAGAATGACGACGCGAGCACACGGGCCGTCTCGCGATTATGCGCAGCCGTCATGCAATGCTTTTTCGGTCAATCGGTTAGGGGTTGATAACCACGGTCGACGTCCGGCCCGCAACGAGACGCAGGCCGTCCGGAACATCATCCAATGCGATGCGCACAGGAATGCGTTGAGCGAGGCGCACCCAGCTGAACGTTGGATTGACGTCGGCAAGCAGATTGCTGCCATTGCTTCTGTCGCGATCCTCGATGCCGCCGGCGATGCTCTCCACGTGGCCTATGATCGCCCGATCTTCACCCATCATGTGAACCGTCGCTCGGTCGCCGACATGGATCAACGGCAACTTCGTTTCCTCGAAATATCCATCGACGTGATACGAATCCTGATCGATGAGCGCCGCAACGCCCTTGCCTGAGGTCACATAGTTGCCCGGCTTCAAATCGAAGTTCGTGATCGGACCGTTGACCGAAGCGCGGACGTCGGACCGCTCAAGATTGAGCTTCGCAACATCGCGATCTGCCTCGGCCTGATGTAAATCCGCTTGGGCCTTGGCTTCCGTCGCTGTCACCTGCTCAACCTTCTGCTGGCTGACCGCGATGCTGCTCATCGTGCGGTAGCGCACGAGATCCTTCTGGGCAGCCTCAAGCGTAGCTTTCTGCCCCTCGACATTGGCCTCCGCCTGCCGGAGCGCCAGCAGGAAGCGATCGCGGTCGATGCGAAAGAGAACATCGCCTTTGTGAACGAGCTGATTGTCCCGCACGAGAACCTCGGTGACGAGACCGGAAACGTCCGGCGCAATCTCGATGATGTCTGCGCGCACGCGCCCATCGCGCGTCCAGGGCTCCACTTCGTAATGAACCCAGAGCCGCCAACCGACGGCGATCGCAAATCCGAGTGCAACAATGGTGACAGCAAAGCGGCCGAGTTTCGATAATAGGGAAATCATCAGTGAACCTTCGAGAAATACATGACGCTTGCACCAAGCAGGCAAACAAAAACGCAGAGATTGAACAACGACTGGTGCCACACAAAACGATAGACGCCGAGATATCGCAGCCCGCGCGCGATCACGGCCATCGCGAAAAAGGACATGACCGCGCAGACGAGGATCGACGGCACGAAGACGCCGAAGATGTTGAGTTCTGGATTCATTCGGCTGCCTCGAGCATTTCGGGCGCAGGCGGGAGATATGGCGGCGACGGTTCTCCCGGGAAGAGGCTGCGCCTCAGGCCGACAAGCCCAAGCAACGCCTTGCGGCTCGACGAGCCATCCTCGTCACGCACCGCGACGATGGCGCGATTGATCCTGTCGAGCACCGAAGTCGGCGCCTCTGCTGTAGAGCTTCCGTTGTAATGTTGCTTCAAAGCCATGAGAACCGCATCGACGCGCCGCCTCGAATACGTCGAGAGACCCGGACGCGCGCGTCGAAGATCGATAATATTGAACCCCTGCCGCAGCTCTCCGATCGCTTCGGGGATCCTGTGACCGGCCGCTTTAGCGCGTGGAGCGAGGAGGATCAGGCGGTCGAGCATGACGCCTGTTAACCGCGCGTCCTGAGACGAATCTTCTGCTTTCGCTATCTCGGCAAGCGTTGCTCTGTTCGCGTTGGCAAGGCGGCGAATGCTCCACTCCGCGCCGACGGGGCGTAGCAAAGATGCCATGACAGCAGCAATACACACCCCAAACGTAGTCGCGATGCTCCCGTTGAGAAACGCGGCGGTGTCTACGCTGAAGTGCGCCTGGATACCAATCGTGGCGAGACCGTTGACGCCCAGAGAAAGGCCGATCAAGAGCGTCTCGGGCTTTGACAAGAGCAGACCGATAGTCAGGAGCGCAGGCGCAAACACCAGCATGAGCGTTTCGAAGTTGTGGACGTGCGGAAAAACGCCGAAGACATAAATTCCGGATAGAATGGAAGCAGCCACCGCCCACTTGGCGAAAGCCATGATGGAAGGCACTGGATTGTCCTGGGCTGCGAAAAGGCTTCCGGCGACGGCGGCCATCATCGCTGCCGTACCGCCTTCCGGCCACGCAAGTAGAATCCAGAAGGTGCAGCAGACGATAACCGTCGAAAAGCTGACCAGCGCGGACACGGCCGCCTGCCCGCGATCGGAATGGCGCGTGCGAATGGCTGTCCCCTCGATCTGATACGCGAAGTCATTCGGGCGAGGCGTCGCATTTCCCGCCATAGCGGTCATCACATGGAGACAATCGCCTCGGATTGCGGTGAGATCGCGCAGCCGCATGAGTAGGGTGAGCTCAAGCAGATCATGCCACGTCCGATGGACACTGGGTGTGTCGATGCGTCGGTCGATATCTTTTCGCAAATTGTCGAACTGCTGCGCATCGCCTGGACGCTCCGGCGTCAGCCATCGATCGAGGCGTTCTACGAGTGCACGCACCGGGCCCGACGGACCACCCAGCGAAGCAAGCTCGCGTAGCCCGTCAGAAATCGACGATAGAATAGGAAGAAGCAGAAGCATTCGCGGCTGGATCTCCCGAACGAGCCGCGGCAGTTCCGGATGGCCACCGGCATCATAGGCGAGATGGCTTGCGAGGTTTTCAATCTCGCCCGTACCGGCGGCGAGACGCAGACGGTGCGCGTCGGCTTCCGGACCAGATTTTGCTTCGAGCGCGTCGCGCGCGCTGGCGTCAGAATTTTTTAGCCACGCCTCAAGTCTTTGCGTTACCGCCTTAACGACGGGTCGCGGAAACACGATGCTCGAGACCACAGCGGCGCAGACGATGCCAAGGGTGATCTCCTCTGTTCGTGCCAGCGCAACGTCAAAAATCGTGTCCGGGACGTTGACCGTCGGAAATCCGATCAGAGCTGCGGTATAGCCCGCGAGCATGAACACGTAGCTTCTCGGACTGCGGTCGAGCAGCGATATATAGAGACAGATCGACGTCCAGCCTGCCATGGCAAGCACGAGCAGAACGGGCGCGTTTGCAAGATTGGGAACCATGACGACGGCGGCAACAGCGCCGATCAGCGTTCCGAACACGCGGAAGACAGCCTTCGATCGCGTCGCGCCCGACAACGGGTTGGAAGCAATATAAACCGTGGCTAACGCCCAGTATGGGTTTGTCAGCGGTACCCAAAGACTGATTAACAGCGCCAGCGAAGCAGCCGTGAACGTCTTAAGGGAGAACAGCCATTGTTGTGTCGTGGGCAGGCCCATCGCGCTTCCTGAACTGAGGGGCAGGCCCGTGTTCGCAGTTAGAACTTGAATATTGCCCCTAGGCATCATAAATGACTTGCCAGTCACTTTTGTCAAGATCATGCGGCAGTACGGACCGTCCCACAAACGCATGGGTCCTAGTCGCAAACGGAAGACCTCAACTGAGAACGCCCCGATCGGGTAGGAAAATGAGGGCATATGCAAAAGACCGTTCAGGAGCCTCGTCAGGCAACGCGCCGTCGAGAAGTGGTTCGCCGCCGTGGCGCGAGTCCGGAGAAAACGGCTCAGACGCGGCAAACGATCGTCGATGCGGCACTCGCGGAATTTCTCGAGAAAGGTTTCGCCGACGCCACCATAGAAAGCGTGTCGAAGCGCGCAGGCGTCGCAAAGGGACTGATCTACCGCTATTTCGAAGCCAAAGAAGCGCTGTTCTCCGCAGTGGTGCAGCAGGAGATCGTCCACGCTCACATTGATGTAGAAGAGTCGAAAAGAGGGCCCAGTGAGACCGTCGAAGCGTTCCTGCGGCGAACGCTCTTGGTGTCTATTCGAAACATCGACAAGAAGAGCCGCGCAGATATCGCCCGCGTCGTCATCGCAGAAGGTGCACGGTTCCCGGCTCTTGTCGAGATCTATCGCCGCGACGTGATCGATCCGCTTGCGCAGAAGGTCAAGCGTCTCGCGGTCTCGGCGAGAAAGTCAGGTGAGCTGGAGAGCGATTACCTCGCAAAAAATCCGCATTTTCTTCTGGCGCCGATTTGGGCGGGCATCGTGCTCAATAAATTTTTGGACAAGGCCAATCCCGTCGATATCGGTGAGATGTTCGAAGCGCAACTCGACGTAATTTTTTCTCGCTAATTGTTGGTTGCGCGATCGCCCCGCCCAGACGAAAACCTAACTGCGTGAGCGCTAGGTTGGAGGCACTTTATTGGAAATCGGAATCGATAGTTTTGCAGCGATCATGTCCGGCACGTCGGCCGACACCCTTTCGCCCGCCGGCCGGATAGCCAATCTGATCGAAGAAATCGAGACGGCCGACCGATGCGGCCTCGACGTATTCGGCATCGGTGAGCATCATCGGCCCGAATTTCTCGACTCCGCACCTGCCATCATTCTCGCAGCCGCCGCAGCACGAACCAAGTCGATCCGGTTGACGAGCGCAGTCACCGTTCTAAGCGCGGCCGACCCCGTGCGTGTTTTTCAAGAGTTCGCGACGCTCGATCTGATTTCAAAGGGCCGGGCCGAAATCGTTGTCGGCCGCGGTTCATTCGGCGAAGCCTATCCATTATTCGGACTGCGCTTCGAAGACTATGACGCGCTATTCGCCGAGAAACTTCAGCTGCTGCTCGAAATCCGCGCGAACGATAAAGTCCATTGGTCGGGAAAGTTTCGTCCCGAGCTTTCCGGTCAAGGCATTTATCCGCGC
Protein-coding sequences here:
- a CDS encoding DUF1656 domain-containing protein; the protein is MNPELNIFGVFVPSILVCAVMSFFAMAVIARGLRYLGVYRFVWHQSLFNLCVFVCLLGASVMYFSKVH
- a CDS encoding FUSC family protein, yielding MGLPTTQQWLFSLKTFTAASLALLISLWVPLTNPYWALATVYIASNPLSGATRSKAVFRVFGTLIGAVAAVVMVPNLANAPVLLVLAMAGWTSICLYISLLDRSPRSYVFMLAGYTAALIGFPTVNVPDTIFDVALARTEEITLGIVCAAVVSSIVFPRPVVKAVTQRLEAWLKNSDASARDALEAKSGPEADAHRLRLAAGTGEIENLASHLAYDAGGHPELPRLVREIQPRMLLLLPILSSISDGLRELASLGGPSGPVRALVERLDRWLTPERPGDAQQFDNLRKDIDRRIDTPSVHRTWHDLLELTLLMRLRDLTAIRGDCLHVMTAMAGNATPRPNDFAYQIEGTAIRTRHSDRGQAAVSALVSFSTVIVCCTFWILLAWPEGGTAAMMAAVAGSLFAAQDNPVPSIMAFAKWAVAASILSGIYVFGVFPHVHNFETLMLVFAPALLTIGLLLSKPETLLIGLSLGVNGLATIGIQAHFSVDTAAFLNGSIATTFGVCIAAVMASLLRPVGAEWSIRRLANANRATLAEIAKAEDSSQDARLTGVMLDRLILLAPRAKAAGHRIPEAIGELRQGFNIIDLRRARPGLSTYSRRRVDAVLMALKQHYNGSSTAEAPTSVLDRINRAIVAVRDEDGSSSRKALLGLVGLRRSLFPGEPSPPYLPPAPEMLEAAE
- a CDS encoding TonB family protein; protein product: MAPPSNLTKAESRKLLVATIVISATIHAAAIASVMSGDTGEQFGMLDSKTDTFSLATTQSVVLESISTHDAQTASAAAAASQAGSVESAESAPQDMAEVKEPLSDDPPPTPIKVADVTPTAVAPTEDPLQVIRGGGEPDTVSEIKAAEFSETPVEEMPEAVETKDDAPAKAKQEEKVEKERKVQQEESHYQTAGGSASRSSAEHAVVDGRASASRGNALSYAAGVRARVERNKPSGNGLRGTVRVSFGITTTGELSYVKLSESSGSAKLDQVAMDAVRQAAPFDEPPSDLSPSQLAYVIPFYFR
- a CDS encoding HlyD family secretion protein produces the protein MISLLSKLGRFAVTIVALGFAIAVGWRLWVHYEVEPWTRDGRVRADIIEIAPDVSGLVTEVLVRDNQLVHKGDVLFRIDRDRFLLALRQAEANVEGQKATLEAAQKDLVRYRTMSSIAVSQQKVEQVTATEAKAQADLHQAEADRDVAKLNLERSDVRASVNGPITNFDLKPGNYVTSGKGVAALIDQDSYHVDGYFEETKLPLIHVGDRATVHMMGEDRAIIGHVESIAGGIEDRDRSNGSNLLADVNPTFSWVRLAQRIPVRIALDDVPDGLRLVAGRTSTVVINP
- a CDS encoding TetR/AcrR family transcriptional regulator, encoding MQKTVQEPRQATRRREVVRRRGASPEKTAQTRQTIVDAALAEFLEKGFADATIESVSKRAGVAKGLIYRYFEAKEALFSAVVQQEIVHAHIDVEESKRGPSETVEAFLRRTLLVSIRNIDKKSRADIARVVIAEGARFPALVEIYRRDVIDPLAQKVKRLAVSARKSGELESDYLAKNPHFLLAPIWAGIVLNKFLDKANPVDIGEMFEAQLDVIFSR
- a CDS encoding dienelactone hydrolase family protein, whose amino-acid sequence is MAAHHHVASDLIGLIRRAYLSRRRFMTASAAAAAGYTLAAGPVRANSITTSAAGLDTGTAKVETPEGAMPAYYAKPAGAHNPPIILVCMEIFGLHEYIKDVTRRLAKLGAFAIAPDYYFKLGDLTKISDIKELVPLVNSKPDSQLVADLDATVRWAKAQGGDASKLGILGFCRGGRAVWVYCAANADVKAGVAFYGSLVDPAAQKEVWPKSPIELAADMKAPVLGLYGGDDQGIPPAQVDMMKAALAAGGKTAEFKIYPGAPHGFHADYRPSYHAEAAKDAWIQAENWFKRWSVLP